A stretch of DNA from candidate division WOR-3 bacterium:
ACTTGACCCAGTGTGCGGTATGGAAGTTTCCGAGGAAGATGCCGCCTGCAGCTACGAATACCAGGGTAGAAGGTATTACTTCTGCGCATCAAGCTGTCGCGACGTTTTCGTCCAGAACCCGCAGTCATACCTTCACCAGGACTAGAACGGCTGCCCGGGTCAGCATCAGGCAAGCTGGTGACGGGGATGTTGCGGTAGTCTACCCCCCGAATCCGTACTGTTTTAGCAGTTCGGGTAGCCCGCCGGCAAATAGCCCGAGAACAATTGCCAGTATGCCGCCTAGTACTGCGAGGCAAAGCGACACAATCAGCAGTACTCCTTGGATCACAAAATAGGTTCTTAGCTTACTGGTCAGCCCGGTGAGCGCAGCCGGGTCATTCCGCTCGGCGTATTCCTGAGCCCGTGACCCGGCCTGGGTCAGGATGATTCCCATCCAGATGGGCAACCAGGCCCAAAGTATTCCGATGAGCGAAAGCGCCTGGAGAATGCCCATGATAAGCGTAAGAATTCCGATGAACTTTAGCCAGCCTTTCATGCCTCGGATGTTGGCAAGGAGCTGTTGCTGATTCAGGTCGGTACTGACACTAGCTTCCAAAGCTACCTCCTGGGTTTATTGCCTGCTGCTACCATAGAGAACTTGGCTTGGATGTCAAGGTTGCCGTAAGACCCCAGTATCTACACGTGGGACTTCTTGTGCTTGATTGGACGCGTTTGACACACTTCGGATCGAGTCGAAAAGATACGAAAACCGACTCAACAAGGACGACAGGGGTGCTAGGGTTAGGAATGATTGACAGAGTATTGCCAGGACCGAAGTAATGTTTGAGCAGCACGCAATTAGTTCAGACTTCAGGCCGAGGCCCTCACCAAGGCCTTGTCCGGGGGGTGGTAAGAGTGGCAGTGACTTGGACGGTACCAGGACGCGACGTCGCTCCTGTTACCGGCCCGGGGACTGCACCGGTTACACCTTGAGGCAGATAAACGGTCACAAAGCCTGTACCAGAACCAGGTGTTTCTGTAGCAACCCAGGCTGGAGCATGACCGGTGGCTCAGACTCTAGGCGAGGGGGTTACACCTCGAAGGCACGAAGCCCTGACCGCGACTCGCAGATGCCATAGGGGAGCCGCCTCCCCAGCGACCCCTACCCTTGAATTACCAGCCTTCAATTTCTGCCCAACCTGCGGATGATACTGGGCTTATGACCCGTACATACGAGTCATTTAACTACTGTTTCTTGCAACGGCTTCGGCGTGCCGAAGACCTGCCAGAATTACCGCTCCAAGGCGTAGCGCCTATTCTGTTACGAACATTACCCGGTTGGGTCAGAAGGCCTACCCGACCTTCCTGCTAGCCAAGTTACTCAAGTAGGCAGGTATTACCCCGCATCGGCTCTTGTTTGACAAGCCGCCGGATTTGCGTTAGAACAGTAAGTGCGCAAGGGTACGGCCGTGGCTGGCATACATATCTGGCCGGCTGCTCCGCGGCCCGCGCAAAGGAGGCCCGTATGTCCATCCGTCACGGCGCCGCACGGCTGACCGCGGCCGCCTTCATCGCGTCTTCCGCGGCCTGGGCTGACCTGTCGATCAACTGCTTCCCAAAGATGCTCGACTACGAAACCGGCTCGGTAAAGCTGGCCGAGCGGACCGAGTGGAGTCTGGTCCGCGCCGACGGCGAAGGATCGGACGCGAACCGTGGTTACATGGTGTTCAACATCGCCGATATTCCGGACGGCTCGACCATCAAACTAGTCCGGCTGTGCGTGTTCCGCTACGAAAACAACGAGCCTTCGTGGTATGTCACGCGGCTGCATTCTGACCCGCGCGCAGGCCTTCCCGGCGAGGCGTTCGATGACATCAACTATGCCGACCCGGACGGTTTCTACCTGCACATCGAGGAAGCGACTCAGCCGCCCGGGCCGTACGTTTACGAATTGCCCGGTGCTGCGGCCGACCTTCAGGCTCGGTTGGCCGACGACTGGTTCGGCGTCGGGTTTCACGACCCGGACCCGACCGGCATCCAGTTCATCCGCTTCCACGGCTGGTTCGAACCGCTGAAGCCGTATCTGTCGGTCGTTTACACGCCGCCCGGCGTTGCCGAACCGCTGCTGGCGGTCGGCGGCAGGGTGAACCCGCAGCTTCAGGACAACTGGGTCGGTCCGGGTACCACAAGAATCCAGTTGCTCTGGTCACCGCCCGAGGGTATGGAAATCGAGTCGGTTGCGTTCCGGTTCTCGACCGACGTAATCCCGTGGACTGCGTGCTGGACCGACTCTGACGGCGGCGAGGATCACGCCTCGACATTCTGGCCGAGCGAGGACTCGGGAGACGGATGGTCCGGGTACTTCAGCTCCGACCTGCTTGTACCGCCGCCGTCCGCTATGGCCCCGCTTCATTTCCGGGCCGACATCTACACGACCGGCGGCGTGTTCCAGGGTTTCGAGGACGCGGTCTTTGACCCGACTCCGCCGTACTTCTCGCTGGACGTAGAAAACGAACAGCTTTTTACCGAACCAACAGTAACAATCAATCTGATTCCAGAGAACGCGGGTGAGGTCGCCAACGTGTTCAACGCTACGGATGAGTGTAGTGTCCCGGACAAGGGCGTACCGCGGTTCTGCCAATTCAAGCCCGAGTACCCAAACGACGGTAGTACCTACTGCGGACCGACTGCGGCCGCAGCCTGCCTGCGCTACTTCGACACCCACGGCCGGCCAAACGTGGTCCCGGATGGAGTGACCGACGAGTCGCTTGTGAAGGAAATGGGAAAGAGATGTAAGACCGACCGGGATTGCAAGGGCACGAGTGAGGCCAAGCTGAAGAACGGCATCACCAGCTACCTGAACGACCACGGCCAGGCCAATAACTTCGACGTGAGCGGCGAGGGAAGCTTCACGACCGAACCGTACCGATACTGGAAGGTAATGCGGCGGGCCATTGAGAACTGCTGGAACGTCCTGCCGCGGATCGTGTTCAAGAGCCGGAATGCGCAGCAGCACTGGGTAACCGCCACCGGAGTACGGGACTGTGACGGCAAGACCTTGATAGCCGTGATGGACCCCTCGTGTGGGGTATTGAGAGAGTACATTGTGGACACGCGGACCGGCAGTATCAGCGAGCCGGACGGTACGGTGGTGGGGCGGATAATCGGCGACGTAATCGTGGCGCCGCGGGGTGGCTTCGATCAGCCGGGTCGTCGCGTCGGCGGCCCGGGCGATGCGACCTTCACCGTGACATTTCCGCGGCCCGGCAATTACCGGCTTGATTTCACGCTCGAGGATACGTCGGGCCATCGGCACACCGAGACCCGTTTTGTTCACTACCGGCCCGGCTGGCCGACAGGTTGGAGCGAGGTGGAATCGCTGCCGGCTGCCTCAGGTCGGCCGGTCAAAGACGGTGCCTGGCTGGCATTCGGCAACGATGGTTTGCTCTATGCGGCTAAGGGCTACAAGACCGGCGACTTTTTCCGGTACGAACCAGTCGGCGATTCCTGGAGCTCGCTTGCACCACTACCTTGGGAAACCCATCCGCGCTGGTATCGCAAGCCGCCCTACAAGGGCGCGGCCGGGTGCTACGACGGCGGGGACCTTATCTACGCCACCCAGGGCAACAACAGCCTCGGGTTCTGGGCTTACTCGATCTCCGACAACTCCTGGCGGGTCCTGCCCGACGTACCGCTCCTGGCTTCGGGTAAGAGGGTCAAGGGCGGGGCCGACCTTGCCTACGTCGTCCATTACCGGGTACCCTACGTGTACTTGCTCAAAGGCTACGGCACTGACTTCTGCCGCTTCAACATCATGGGCGACTCCTGGGAAATCCTGCCCGCGGCGCCGACCGGCACCCGTGCCAAGTGGGGCAAAGGGTCCTGGCTTGCTGCAGACGGGATGGGTAACATCTACGCCCACAAGGCAAAATACCACGAGCTCTGGCGGTTCGACGTGCACAACGGCACGTGGGACCCGGATTCGCTGCCGTCAATGCCCTATGTCGGGCGGGCCGGACGAAGCAAGAAGCTCAGCGATGGCGGCAGCGCCTGCTGGTCGGGTAACCGGCTCTACGCGCTCAAGGGCGGTAACACCAGCGAGTTCTGGTGCTACGACGTCGAAACCAGGACGTGGTCTGAACTCGACACCATGCCCTCGGTCGGCCGGAACGGCATTCGCAAACGAATCAAGTACGGTGCGGACATCGTCGCGGCCGGACTCGGCACCTTCTTCGCGCTCAAGGGAAACAAGACGCATGAGATGTGGCGGTACGTACGGCCGGCAGGATACAGCAGACCGACTACCGGATACCGGGCCGGAGCGCAGGCAGGCCAGCCTGCAGCCGGCAGCATGTTACTTGCCGTGAGCCCGAATCCGACAGCCAGCGGATTCGCCACGCTGCGCTACTGTCTGCCCAAGCCTGGGCCGGTAGCGGTGACCATCTTCGACGTGGCCGGACGCTCCGTGTTCTGTACTCGAGCGCTTGGTCACTCGACAATCCGGTCACTGCCGCTTGACCTGCGTAAGCTCGCGAGCGGCGTCTACCTCGTCCGTCTGGATGCCAACGGGTACTCGCAGACCCAGAAGCTCGTGGTGCAGAAGTAATGCCATACGGTCTACGCATCTCGCAGTACGCCAGAGCAGGAGTGCAAGCGCAAGCTCTGCGGATGCAGTAGGCAGGACAATGGGCGGGTGCGGCGATGCGCCGCCCCTGCCTTTTCCCCGCAGCCGCACTGTCGCTGCCAGGTAGCTTTGCGGCTGGCATATCTGCCGCGCACCAGCCGGACATTCCTCGCCATGCTTCGCCTTCAGCTTGTTGGCCACGTTGCGCAGTTTGTGCACCCAGCACCCATACCCTATTCAGCGCCCGGACAATCTCCGTGACTGCGCTCGCCTCCAACTTCTTTGTAGCCAACTTACACAGTTTAGGTACGCTGTTCTGCCGAGGAATTGACTGGCACGCCCTAGTGGGCATACATTGGGTTCTGCAGGCGGAAATGCAGGTCGGAATCAAGGAAGCGGTTCGGTTAAGGAAAAACAGGCTGTACGCCTCCGACACCGAATCCGTTCCGCTCGCGGGTAGGCATCCGCTACTTACCGACCGCCGACAGCCTGTCGGTAATACAGGTCCAAGACCGGCTCAGGCGAGATATCTGCTCTTGGGCCGTGAGCCGCGGGCCGTCGGCCCTAGGTTCCGTACAATGGGACGGAGGAGATGGCAGGGGATGCCGACTCGCCAACGGCGTGCAATTCTACCGGCTGGTCGCGGGTGAGAACCGTCTGACCGAGAAGCTGGTGCTGCAGAAGTAGAGAACAGAATACAGCAGACGGAATACAGGATACCCAAGGCGGGTGGAAGCCCGCCCCGGGTCAACTTGTCGGGTTCACGGCCGCGGCCCAATCTTGGGTCGTGCCGTATGGAGCGGTGTCGTGTACCGCGGCCTCAACCCGCCGCGGGACTACCAGCGGCTGTTCTGGCCTATTCGACCACGACCTTGCGGATTTCGTTCTTCGCGCTGCTGACAAGCCGGCAGAAGTAGATGCCTCTGGCTATGCGCCGGCCTTCGGCATCGGTGAGGTCCCACCTTGACCGTCCGGCCTGAACCGGGCCTGAGCCGGTCGCCAACGTACACAAAAGCCGGCCGCACAAGTCGTAGATGCCGACGCGGAACGCGGTCCCGGCCGGCACGGCATAGCTGACGGTCATTCCCCGTCGCACCGGGCTGGGCGCAACGCTCAGTCGCGTGGCCGGACCGGACAATTGTAGCGGTTCCGACTCCCTCGCGCCAACCGGCAAGCCGGCCACGAAGAGTAATGCGTTGTGCCAGACCCGTGCCCAGTCGCCACCGCGCTGTGGCGGGTTCTGGCTGTACACGCCCGGATACTGGTTGATGCCGACGACCTTCTGATTCCGGCTCACCGCAACATAGGGCCGGCCGTCAGACCAGAGCGCGACAGTCTCAGCACTATCCGCGACACTGGCAGTGGAGCGGAATACGTCCCGCGATGAATCCACACCGGCCATTATTGGATGGGTGCGTTCGCGCCAGCCCATCGTGTCGGAGGTTGACCAGTTGGTGCCGACTTTGATGGCGGCGTAGTCACCAGTCATTACCCGCCCAGCAAGGTTAGTCACGGTACCGTTGTAGCTGAAGTTGCCGATGACCACGCCGCCGCCGAGGTCCACGTATGCGGCAAGCGTGTCGCCGAGCGCGGTCTTGTTGTAGTAGGCACTGCGACTAAACACTCCGACCGCATCGTAGGGCCGCAGGTCGGCCACTTTGGGCGTCGAGGTCAACACACTCGCATACTCCAGCGAGTCGCCCATCGCCTTTAGCCGCACGCCGAGCGTGGACTCGGGCGGCAGGACGTCAGCGTAAAGGATGAGGATGCGCGACGGACGGTAGGTTTCGGTGCGGACCAGCAAGGTGTCGTTACGGCGGTTTTCATCCGACCAACAGTTGTGCCACATTACGACGTCGTAGGACACGCCGACCGGGCCGACATTCCAGTAGTTCGGGAAGGTGAAGCTGCGGCTTTCGCCGGCCGCGACGCTGTCCACGGCTAGGCTGTCGCGGTAGACAGCCGTGCCGGCCGAGTCCACGCGGCAGTAGGCCCGGAAGCCGCGTTCGGTGTAGTCGGTGCTTGAGAGCGTGACCGCGGGTCGTATCGGCAGCAGCGCTTTGGTCTTGCGGCCGACCGACATTCCGGCGGCAATGATATCGTGACCGCGGGTTGTGGTCTGGGTACGGATGGTATCGTTGGCTCGGTTTGTATCCGGGACGTGAGCGTGCCAGAAGGTGAACTGGTAGGTCTGACTGCCTGGGCCGGTGGACCAGTCCGGGAACGTCACGGTGTCAACTGCGGCGCTGTCGAGCAGGGTGACGGTGCGGGAACGGTTGTAGACCGGCACGCCGAGTGAGTCAATGCGACAGTGGACCACAACGTCGGACTCGGGGTACGTGC
This window harbors:
- a CDS encoding DUF5362 domain-containing protein, encoding MEASVSTDLNQQQLLANIRGMKGWLKFIGILTLIMGILQALSLIGILWAWLPIWMGIILTQAGSRAQEYAERNDPAALTGLTSKLRTYFVIQGVLLIVSLCLAVLGGILAIVLGLFAGGLPELLKQYGFGG
- a CDS encoding YHS domain-containing protein: MPKREKTETRLLDPVCGMEVSEEDAACSYEYQGRRYYFCASSCRDVFVQNPQSYLHQD
- a CDS encoding T9SS type A sorting domain-containing protein — protein: MSIRHGAARLTAAAFIASSAAWADLSINCFPKMLDYETGSVKLAERTEWSLVRADGEGSDANRGYMVFNIADIPDGSTIKLVRLCVFRYENNEPSWYVTRLHSDPRAGLPGEAFDDINYADPDGFYLHIEEATQPPGPYVYELPGAAADLQARLADDWFGVGFHDPDPTGIQFIRFHGWFEPLKPYLSVVYTPPGVAEPLLAVGGRVNPQLQDNWVGPGTTRIQLLWSPPEGMEIESVAFRFSTDVIPWTACWTDSDGGEDHASTFWPSEDSGDGWSGYFSSDLLVPPPSAMAPLHFRADIYTTGGVFQGFEDAVFDPTPPYFSLDVENEQLFTEPTVTINLIPENAGEVANVFNATDECSVPDKGVPRFCQFKPEYPNDGSTYCGPTAAAACLRYFDTHGRPNVVPDGVTDESLVKEMGKRCKTDRDCKGTSEAKLKNGITSYLNDHGQANNFDVSGEGSFTTEPYRYWKVMRRAIENCWNVLPRIVFKSRNAQQHWVTATGVRDCDGKTLIAVMDPSCGVLREYIVDTRTGSISEPDGTVVGRIIGDVIVAPRGGFDQPGRRVGGPGDATFTVTFPRPGNYRLDFTLEDTSGHRHTETRFVHYRPGWPTGWSEVESLPAASGRPVKDGAWLAFGNDGLLYAAKGYKTGDFFRYEPVGDSWSSLAPLPWETHPRWYRKPPYKGAAGCYDGGDLIYATQGNNSLGFWAYSISDNSWRVLPDVPLLASGKRVKGGADLAYVVHYRVPYVYLLKGYGTDFCRFNIMGDSWEILPAAPTGTRAKWGKGSWLAADGMGNIYAHKAKYHELWRFDVHNGTWDPDSLPSMPYVGRAGRSKKLSDGGSACWSGNRLYALKGGNTSEFWCYDVETRTWSELDTMPSVGRNGIRKRIKYGADIVAAGLGTFFALKGNKTHEMWRYVRPAGYSRPTTGYRAGAQAGQPAAGSMLLAVSPNPTASGFATLRYCLPKPGPVAVTIFDVAGRSVFCTRALGHSTIRSLPLDLRKLASGVYLVRLDANGYSQTQKLVVQK